In the genome of Halobacterium noricense, one region contains:
- a CDS encoding potassium transporter TrkG → MSRKNGGVLPTDLRIIARDVGSLVLMEAGLMAITSLVALGFREYYAALAIFLAGGVTAAVGGAANRAFADAPNPKMKHGMVIAAGGWLMVAAFGALPFFLTAWLTPPAAMEAFVPAATDTSTWEPIGVAGTTTLSSLAYFRDPLHAFFESMSGWTGSGLTMAIHEPSLPRAIQWWRSFIQWVGGVGVIVLTVSILSRPGSGSYALYQSEAREEKIHPSVVSTVRTVWKLVVGYTVLSFVLLFGAIRYSDSEYAQSLELWAVAWQALNHAMTGLTTGGFSVTDNSIATYNSPLVEMVLLPIMIIGAIAFPVHYVVLRDRKVSELVSDLQTRWLFVLLTLGVAVLSAQNVLSVPSTSGAFATQSFIPFSVPSLDAAQLDAVRDSTFQWVSALSCTGFQSAPIGRWLAGAKVMVVGAMVLGGAAGSTVGGIKIIRGYTIARGIIWQFSRVFLPKNAVVTARIGDRTLDRESMEREFSEAAIVSLLWLLVLAATSIVLVNLVGPEFGYADALFEVASAQGNVGLSSGITGPTMSPLAEAMFTLNMWVGRLEIIPVLVFVRAGLSGLNP, encoded by the coding sequence ATGTCCCGGAAGAACGGCGGCGTGCTCCCGACGGACCTGCGAATCATCGCCCGCGACGTCGGGTCGCTGGTGTTGATGGAGGCCGGCCTGATGGCGATTACGTCGCTCGTCGCGCTCGGATTCCGGGAGTACTACGCCGCCCTCGCAATCTTCCTCGCGGGGGGCGTGACGGCCGCCGTCGGCGGCGCGGCGAACCGCGCGTTCGCGGACGCGCCGAACCCGAAGATGAAACACGGGATGGTCATCGCCGCCGGCGGGTGGCTGATGGTCGCAGCGTTCGGCGCGCTCCCGTTCTTCCTGACGGCGTGGCTGACGCCGCCGGCCGCCATGGAGGCGTTCGTCCCGGCGGCCACCGACACGAGCACGTGGGAGCCGATCGGCGTCGCCGGCACGACGACGCTGTCCAGTCTCGCGTACTTCCGTGACCCCCTGCACGCGTTCTTCGAGAGCATGAGCGGGTGGACGGGCAGCGGCCTCACGATGGCGATTCACGAGCCGTCGCTCCCGCGGGCGATTCAGTGGTGGCGATCGTTCATCCAGTGGGTCGGCGGCGTCGGCGTCATCGTCCTCACCGTCTCGATTCTCTCCCGGCCCGGCAGCGGGAGTTACGCGCTCTACCAGAGCGAGGCCCGCGAGGAGAAGATCCACCCGAGCGTCGTCTCCACCGTCCGCACGGTCTGGAAGCTCGTCGTCGGCTACACCGTGCTGTCGTTCGTCCTGCTGTTCGGCGCGATTCGCTACAGCGACAGCGAGTACGCCCAGTCGCTGGAGCTCTGGGCGGTCGCGTGGCAGGCGCTCAACCACGCGATGACGGGGCTCACGACCGGCGGGTTCTCCGTGACGGACAACTCGATTGCGACCTACAACTCGCCGCTCGTCGAGATGGTCCTCCTCCCGATTATGATTATCGGGGCCATCGCGTTCCCGGTCCACTACGTCGTGCTCCGGGACCGGAAGGTCAGCGAACTCGTCTCGGACCTCCAGACACGCTGGCTGTTCGTCCTGCTGACGCTCGGGGTCGCCGTCCTCTCCGCGCAGAACGTGCTGTCCGTTCCGTCCACGTCGGGTGCGTTCGCGACGCAGTCGTTTATCCCGTTCTCCGTGCCGTCGCTCGACGCGGCGCAACTGGACGCCGTCCGCGACTCCACGTTCCAGTGGGTGAGCGCGCTGAGCTGTACCGGGTTCCAGTCCGCGCCCATCGGCCGCTGGCTGGCCGGCGCGAAAGTGATGGTCGTCGGCGCGATGGTCCTCGGCGGCGCAGCCGGGTCGACCGTCGGCGGCATCAAGATCATCCGCGGATACACGATTGCCCGCGGCATTATCTGGCAGTTCTCCCGCGTGTTCCTGCCGAAGAACGCCGTCGTCACCGCCCGTATCGGCGACCGGACGCTCGACCGCGAGTCGATGGAACGCGAGTTCAGCGAGGCGGCCATCGTCTCGCTGCTGTGGCTGCTCGTGCTCGCCGCCACCAGCATCGTCCTCGTGAACCTCGTCGGGCCGGAGTTCGGGTACGCCGACGCGCTCTTCGAGGTCGCTAGCGCGCAGGGCAACGTCGGGCTCTCCTCGGGCATCACGGGGCCGACGATGTCGCCGCTCGCGGAAGCGATGTTCACGCTCAACATGTGGGT
- a CDS encoding ribonuclease H, whose translation MAIVGRSKLRDLFDDSPTPHIAHPPQSHRRDFYVATDGSYSRDGSGLGVIVETRDGERVARFAVPDEAPNNNVAEYRALHLGLDVLAARAPRDARIGVLVDHNDLAGDVNTAALAARAHDYRPIKEFSPPATADHHWRGIRARVVGFEEVRAAQLDSNTNPAHVLANEPEQYGHVNDEPARCLLPERDTGDSQVPPPSRSDRRASD comes from the coding sequence ATGGCCATCGTGGGCCGGTCGAAACTCCGAGACCTGTTCGACGACTCGCCGACGCCGCACATCGCGCACCCCCCACAGTCCCACCGGCGGGACTTCTACGTCGCGACCGACGGTTCGTACTCGCGCGACGGCAGCGGGCTCGGCGTCATCGTCGAAACGCGGGACGGCGAGCGGGTCGCCCGCTTCGCGGTGCCGGACGAAGCCCCGAACAACAACGTCGCCGAGTACCGCGCGCTCCACCTCGGGCTGGATGTGCTCGCGGCGCGCGCGCCGCGGGACGCGCGCATCGGCGTGCTGGTCGACCACAACGACCTCGCGGGCGACGTCAACACCGCGGCGCTCGCGGCGCGCGCCCACGACTACCGCCCCATCAAGGAGTTCTCACCGCCCGCGACCGCCGACCACCACTGGCGTGGCATCCGTGCGCGCGTCGTCGGCTTCGAGGAGGTGCGGGCCGCCCAGTTGGACAGCAACACCAACCCCGCGCACGTGCTCGCGAACGAACCCGAGCAGTACGGCCACGTCAACGACGAGCCCGCGCGCTGTCTGCTCCCCGAGCGCGACACCGGCGACTCGCAGGTGCCGCCACCCTCGCGCAGCGACCGCCGGGCCAGCGACTAA
- a CDS encoding COX15/CtaA family protein, which produces MDRRSYQLAAVTTVLTFALILVGEYTAVSGSGATCGLQWPDCNGQLLPLGLQIHDFVEQFHRGFAMVVGFFILGTGAVAWRDFDQRDVKIGGVLAVVLLPIQVILGGTTVTFSGLVPWGYMPITQAVHHLAALAIFGTLGYTTLRMRELVGDGLGRVRTASLAGLAVLPVALVFSRNTVFAVYGTRVQLIHHALELLVFTAALAALVWARRRDNRRAAQAMVATIAAVTVQILIGTGVVQFSPTVHLIYYALTVLVAALFVVAVRSTGASATASP; this is translated from the coding sequence ATGGACCGCCGCTCCTACCAGCTCGCGGCCGTGACGACTGTGCTGACGTTCGCGCTCATCCTCGTCGGCGAGTACACCGCCGTCTCCGGGTCGGGCGCGACCTGCGGGCTCCAGTGGCCCGACTGCAACGGCCAACTCCTCCCGCTGGGCCTCCAGATTCACGACTTCGTCGAGCAGTTCCACCGCGGGTTCGCGATGGTCGTCGGCTTCTTCATCCTCGGCACCGGTGCCGTCGCGTGGCGCGACTTCGACCAGCGCGACGTCAAAATCGGCGGCGTGCTCGCCGTGGTCCTCCTGCCGATTCAGGTGATTCTCGGCGGCACGACCGTGACGTTCAGCGGCCTCGTTCCGTGGGGGTACATGCCCATCACGCAGGCCGTCCACCACCTCGCCGCGCTCGCCATCTTCGGGACGCTCGGCTACACGACGCTCCGGATGCGCGAACTCGTCGGCGACGGCCTCGGGCGCGTCCGAACCGCCTCACTGGCCGGCCTCGCGGTGCTCCCGGTCGCGCTGGTGTTCTCCCGGAACACCGTCTTCGCGGTGTACGGAACGCGCGTCCAACTGATCCACCACGCGCTCGAACTGCTCGTGTTCACCGCCGCGCTCGCCGCGCTCGTGTGGGCGCGCCGCCGCGACAACCGCCGCGCCGCGCAGGCGATGGTCGCCACGATTGCCGCCGTCACCGTCCAGATTCTCATCGGGACCGGCGTCGTGCAGTTCTCCCCGACCGTCCACCTCATCTACTACGCGCTCACCGTGCTCGTCGCCGCGCTGTTCGTCGTCGCCGTGCGCTCCACCGGCGCGAGCGCTACCGCCTCCCCGTAG
- a CDS encoding amino acid ABC transporter permease gives MSRSTQRLVRDGILAAFWLWFGARLLNDWFGGVFVDAGQPFFDPQPVADAATALGDTAARLGLLGVPVGWVASALDSVSFAMVYLPDLAAGAWLTVVLTTLGIVFGLVLAVPLAAARVYGRVTHWVALAFIELIRGTPLLAQLFVLYYALPLSRWIAAVPLVGSGIVPAQAVWVAVVGFTINSAAYQAEYIRGSIEGVDPGQLTAARAIGLSQFRGIRHVVLPQALRFAIPSWTNELVYLTKYSSLASFITVSELYHAAETAAYENYRFLDLFLLAAVVYVLLVLSATTTMEWVRKRVAIPGVGGSAGGRSPTE, from the coding sequence ATGAGCCGGAGCACGCAGCGACTCGTCCGGGACGGGATTCTCGCGGCCTTCTGGTTGTGGTTCGGTGCGCGCCTGCTCAACGACTGGTTCGGCGGCGTGTTCGTCGACGCCGGCCAGCCGTTCTTCGACCCGCAGCCCGTCGCCGACGCCGCGACCGCGCTCGGCGATACTGCGGCCCGACTGGGCCTCCTCGGCGTGCCGGTCGGCTGGGTCGCGAGCGCGCTCGACTCCGTCTCGTTCGCGATGGTCTACCTCCCGGACCTCGCCGCGGGGGCGTGGCTCACCGTCGTGCTCACGACGCTCGGCATCGTGTTCGGGCTGGTGCTGGCGGTGCCGCTGGCGGCCGCCCGCGTCTACGGCCGCGTCACCCACTGGGTCGCGCTGGCGTTCATCGAACTCATCCGCGGGACGCCGCTGCTCGCGCAGCTGTTCGTGCTGTACTACGCGCTCCCGCTCTCGCGGTGGATTGCCGCCGTCCCGCTGGTCGGCAGCGGCATCGTCCCCGCGCAAGCCGTGTGGGTCGCCGTCGTCGGCTTCACCATCAACAGCGCCGCCTACCAGGCCGAGTACATCCGGGGGTCCATCGAGGGCGTCGACCCCGGCCAGTTGACGGCCGCGCGCGCCATCGGCCTCTCCCAGTTCCGGGGGATTCGCCACGTCGTCCTCCCGCAGGCGTTGCGGTTCGCCATTCCGTCGTGGACCAACGAACTCGTCTACCTCACGAAGTACTCCTCGCTGGCGTCGTTCATCACGGTGAGCGAACTCTACCACGCCGCCGAGACCGCCGCCTACGAGAACTACCGGTTCCTCGACCTCTTCCTGCTCGCGGCGGTCGTCTACGTCCTGCTCGTGCTGTCCGCGACGACCACCATGGAGTGGGTCCGCAAGCGCGTCGCGATTCCGGGCGTCGGCGGCTCCGCGGGCGGACGCTCCCCCACGGAGTAG
- a CDS encoding replication factor C large subunit → MTDWTEKYRPSSLSEVRGNNKARDALREWADTWEDHREAVILYGSPGVGKTSAAHALAADEGWDVVELNASDQRTASVVERVAGEAAKSGTLAGGTGGRKLVVMDEADNLHGNVDRGGSAAITDLVKESTQPIVLIANEYYDMSNTLRNACQDIEFRDVSKRSIVPVLRDICRREGIDYDEEALEAIAEQNSGDLRSAVNDLQALAETGETLTTDDVVMGERDRTEGIFDFLDDLIKQLGAQDALEAAYDVDETPDDLINWVEDNVPKDYYGDELADAYEFLSNADVWLGRVRATQNYSYWRYATDNIAAGVAASRQHDHGGWTRYGPPSYWRKLGSSRATRNKRDYVARKVAEVSGCSMSTARRKTVPFLATMTHHCKNRELTVAMTAAYDLDAEHVSFVTGSGETTNKVQSIVEDAEQLRSERAVEHSGGAFEGEASFDEADESSEEAAADEEAEYEDEDEQDEAESDDDQAGLDDFF, encoded by the coding sequence ATGACCGACTGGACGGAGAAGTACCGCCCGTCGTCGCTGTCGGAGGTCCGCGGGAACAACAAGGCCCGCGACGCGCTCCGGGAGTGGGCGGACACGTGGGAGGACCACCGGGAGGCCGTCATCCTCTACGGGAGTCCGGGCGTCGGCAAGACGTCGGCAGCGCACGCGCTGGCGGCCGACGAGGGCTGGGACGTCGTGGAGTTGAACGCGTCCGACCAGCGAACCGCCTCGGTCGTCGAGCGCGTCGCCGGCGAGGCCGCGAAGTCCGGGACGCTGGCGGGCGGGACGGGGGGCCGCAAGCTCGTCGTGATGGACGAGGCGGACAACCTCCACGGGAACGTCGACCGCGGCGGCTCTGCGGCCATCACGGACCTCGTGAAGGAGTCCACGCAGCCCATCGTGCTCATCGCCAACGAGTACTACGACATGAGCAACACGCTGCGGAACGCCTGTCAGGACATCGAGTTCCGGGACGTCTCCAAGCGCTCCATCGTCCCCGTGCTCCGGGACATCTGCCGGCGCGAGGGCATCGACTACGACGAGGAGGCCCTAGAAGCCATCGCCGAACAGAACTCCGGGGACCTGCGGTCGGCGGTCAACGACCTGCAGGCGCTCGCGGAGACCGGGGAGACGCTCACCACCGACGACGTGGTGATGGGCGAGCGCGACCGCACCGAGGGCATCTTCGACTTCCTCGACGACCTCATCAAACAGCTCGGCGCGCAGGACGCGCTGGAAGCCGCCTACGACGTCGACGAGACGCCCGACGACCTCATCAACTGGGTCGAGGACAACGTGCCCAAGGACTACTACGGGGACGAGCTCGCGGACGCCTACGAGTTCCTCTCGAACGCGGACGTCTGGCTGGGGCGGGTGCGTGCGACGCAGAACTACTCCTACTGGCGGTACGCGACGGACAACATCGCGGCGGGCGTCGCGGCGTCGCGCCAGCACGACCACGGCGGGTGGACGCGCTACGGGCCGCCGTCGTACTGGCGGAAACTCGGGTCTTCGCGGGCGACCCGGAACAAGCGCGACTACGTCGCGCGCAAGGTCGCGGAGGTCAGCGGCTGCAGCATGTCGACGGCGCGCCGCAAAACCGTGCCGTTCCTCGCGACGATGACCCACCACTGCAAGAACCGGGAGTTGACGGTGGCGATGACGGCGGCGTACGACCTCGACGCCGAGCACGTCTCGTTCGTCACGGGCTCCGGGGAGACGACGAACAAGGTCCAGTCCATCGTCGAGGACGCCGAACAACTACGGTCGGAGCGCGCCGTCGAGCACTCCGGCGGGGCTTTCGAGGGCGAGGCGAGCTTCGACGAAGCGGACGAGTCCAGCGAGGAAGCAGCGGCAGACGAGGAAGCCGAGTACGAAGATGAGGACGAGCAGGACGAGGCGGAGAGCGACGACGACCAGGCGGGCCTGGACGACTTCTTCTGA
- a CDS encoding amino acid ABC transporter permease, whose translation MDPTQLVLQAELGDWEFVWRQRQFFVDGTILAVQLTFFSMVLGFLLGLPAGVVEAYGGTYSKGVVRPLGVAIRGTPILVIISLTYFAGGISPAFLAATLALGVRSAAYQSQIFRGAIESVEGGQMEAARAVGLSKLDAIRHVVLPQALRRSVPGFQNEFTIVLKDTSIAYAIGVAELLKRSYDLFSIQTTAALEVFLAASLIYFVLTFTVNRGIEVLHSSVAIPGGNH comes from the coding sequence ATGGACCCGACGCAACTCGTACTGCAAGCCGAACTCGGCGACTGGGAGTTCGTCTGGCGGCAGCGGCAGTTCTTCGTCGACGGGACGATACTGGCCGTCCAGTTGACGTTCTTCAGCATGGTGCTGGGCTTCCTGCTCGGCCTCCCCGCGGGCGTCGTCGAAGCCTACGGCGGCACGTACTCGAAGGGCGTCGTCCGTCCGCTCGGTGTCGCCATCCGTGGCACGCCAATCCTCGTCATCATCTCGCTGACGTACTTCGCGGGCGGCATCTCGCCGGCATTCCTCGCGGCGACGCTCGCGCTCGGCGTGCGCTCGGCCGCCTACCAGAGCCAAATCTTCCGCGGCGCCATCGAGAGCGTCGAGGGCGGGCAGATGGAAGCCGCGCGCGCCGTCGGGCTCTCGAAGCTCGACGCCATCCGGCACGTCGTGTTGCCGCAGGCGCTGCGGCGCTCGGTGCCCGGCTTCCAAAACGAGTTCACCATCGTCCTCAAGGACACCAGCATCGCGTACGCCATCGGCGTCGCGGAGCTGTTGAAGCGCAGTTACGACCTCTTCTCCATCCAGACGACCGCCGCCCTCGAAGTGTTCCTGGCGGCGTCGCTCATCTACTTCGTGTTGACGTTCACCGTCAACCGCGGCATCGAGGTGCTCCACAGCAGCGTCGCGATTCCCGGAGGTAACCACTAA
- a CDS encoding transporter substrate-binding domain-containing protein, with the protein MSEFNRRTFLKSVGGTGVALSLAGCSQLTGGNGDSNTITPGTASGFPPFEFVNESGDLVGFDVDLLSAVVEQTEYELGEWEDLEFTQLTTALQNGNIDVIAAAMTINDERDQNIDFTDPYYDANQAVLVREGGSFRPSSKSDLADHPVGAQSGTTGKSQMDSLVENGTISSSQANTYENYVLAVEDLTNGNTDAVIVDTPVAETFVSNRDVVVSFTIETGEQYGFGVPQGDSGLQSALNEGLQTVRDNGTYADLTAKWFASE; encoded by the coding sequence ATGTCTGAATTCAATCGGCGGACGTTCCTGAAGAGCGTCGGCGGTACCGGCGTCGCACTGTCGCTGGCGGGCTGTTCGCAGCTCACCGGCGGCAACGGCGACTCGAACACCATCACCCCCGGCACGGCGTCGGGCTTCCCGCCATTCGAGTTCGTCAACGAGTCCGGCGACCTCGTGGGCTTCGACGTCGACCTCCTGTCGGCGGTCGTCGAACAGACGGAGTACGAACTCGGCGAGTGGGAAGACCTGGAGTTCACCCAGCTCACCACTGCACTCCAGAACGGCAACATCGACGTCATCGCGGCGGCGATGACCATCAACGACGAGCGCGACCAGAACATCGACTTCACGGACCCCTACTACGACGCCAACCAGGCGGTGCTCGTCCGCGAAGGCGGGAGCTTCCGCCCGTCCAGCAAGTCCGACCTCGCCGACCACCCCGTCGGCGCGCAGTCCGGGACCACCGGCAAATCCCAGATGGACTCTCTCGTCGAGAACGGCACCATCAGTAGCTCGCAGGCCAACACCTACGAGAACTACGTGCTAGCCGTCGAGGACCTCACGAACGGCAACACGGACGCCGTCATCGTGGACACGCCCGTCGCGGAGACGTTCGTCTCGAACCGCGACGTCGTCGTCTCGTTCACCATCGAAACCGGCGAGCAGTACGGCTTCGGCGTCCCCCAGGGCGACAGCGGCCTCCAGAGCGCACTCAACGAGGGCCTGCAGACCGTCCGGGACAACGGCACGTACGCAGACCTCACCGCAAAGTGGTTCGCTAGCGAATAA
- a CDS encoding NADP-dependent malic enzyme — MGLDEDSLDYHASDPPGKIEISTTKPTNTQRDLSLAYSPGVAAPCRHIDEDPEDAFKYTAKGNMVGVVSNGSAVLGLGDIGAQASKPVMEGKGVLFKRFADIDVFDVELDQESADDIIESVAAMEPTFGGINLEDIKAPECFEIETRLREEMDIPVFHDDQHGTAIISGAALLNAAEIADKDLEGLDVVFSGAGASAIASAKFYVSLGVQRENITMCDSSGIITEDRDVNEFKQEFASPGEGGDLADAMEGADVFVGLSVGGIVSQEMVQSMADNPIVFAMANPDPEIGYEDAKAARDDTVIMATGRSDYPNQVNNVLGFPFIFRGALDVRATDINEEMKVACAEALADLAKQDVPDAVVKAYGDQPLQFGSEYIIPKPLDPRVLFEVAPTIAEAAIDSGVARRDLDLAEYREELEARLGKSREMMRIVLNKAKSDPKRVALGEGDDEKMIRAAYQMAEEGIAEPVLIGDRDTINGVVSGLGLDFDPEIVDPDEGSHEAYAERLYELRQRKGITRSEAESLVKRDPNYLGSTMVEAGDADALLTGLTHHYPSALRPPLQVVGTAPDADYVAGVYMLTFKNRVIFCADTTVNQDPEADVLAEVAEHTAELARRFNVDPRVAMLSYSNFGSVDNEGTRKPREAARMLREDGDVEFPVDGEMQADSAVVEDILEGTYEFSELNDPANVLIFPNLEAGNIGYKLLQRLGGADAIGPMLVGMDEPVHVLQRGDEVKDIVNLAAVAVVDAQQED, encoded by the coding sequence ATGGGATTAGACGAGGACTCTCTGGACTACCACGCCAGCGACCCGCCCGGGAAGATCGAGATTTCGACGACGAAGCCGACGAACACGCAGCGGGACCTCTCGCTGGCGTACTCGCCGGGCGTCGCGGCGCCGTGCCGACACATCGACGAGGACCCCGAGGACGCGTTCAAGTACACCGCGAAGGGGAACATGGTCGGCGTCGTGTCGAACGGCTCCGCGGTGCTCGGGCTCGGCGACATCGGCGCGCAGGCCTCGAAGCCCGTCATGGAGGGGAAGGGCGTGCTATTCAAGCGCTTCGCCGACATCGACGTCTTCGACGTCGAACTCGACCAGGAGAGCGCCGACGACATCATCGAGTCGGTGGCGGCGATGGAGCCGACGTTCGGCGGCATCAACCTCGAGGACATCAAAGCGCCGGAGTGCTTCGAAATCGAGACGCGGCTCCGCGAGGAGATGGACATCCCCGTCTTCCACGACGACCAGCACGGCACCGCCATCATCTCCGGCGCGGCGCTGCTGAACGCCGCGGAAATCGCGGACAAGGACCTCGAAGGCCTCGACGTCGTCTTCTCCGGGGCGGGCGCGTCGGCCATCGCCTCGGCGAAGTTCTACGTCTCGCTGGGCGTCCAGCGCGAGAACATCACGATGTGTGACTCCTCGGGCATCATCACCGAGGACCGCGACGTCAACGAGTTCAAGCAGGAGTTCGCCAGCCCCGGCGAGGGCGGCGACCTCGCGGACGCCATGGAGGGCGCGGACGTGTTCGTCGGCCTCTCCGTCGGCGGCATCGTCAGCCAGGAGATGGTCCAGTCGATGGCGGACAACCCCATCGTGTTCGCGATGGCGAACCCGGACCCCGAAATCGGCTACGAGGACGCCAAGGCCGCCCGCGACGACACAGTCATCATGGCGACCGGGCGCTCGGACTACCCGAACCAGGTGAACAACGTCCTCGGGTTCCCGTTCATCTTCCGCGGCGCGCTCGACGTCCGCGCGACGGACATCAACGAGGAGATGAAGGTCGCGTGCGCGGAAGCGCTCGCGGACCTCGCGAAACAGGACGTGCCCGACGCCGTCGTGAAGGCGTACGGCGACCAGCCGCTCCAGTTCGGCTCCGAGTACATCATCCCGAAGCCGCTGGACCCGCGCGTGCTCTTCGAGGTCGCGCCCACTATCGCGGAGGCCGCCATCGACTCCGGGGTCGCGCGCCGCGACCTCGACTTAGCGGAGTACCGCGAGGAACTGGAAGCCCGCCTCGGGAAGAGCCGGGAGATGATGCGCATCGTCCTCAACAAGGCCAAGAGCGACCCCAAGCGCGTCGCGCTCGGCGAGGGCGACGACGAGAAGATGATTCGCGCGGCCTACCAGATGGCCGAGGAGGGCATCGCCGAACCCGTGCTCATCGGCGACCGCGACACCATCAACGGCGTCGTCTCCGGGCTCGGCCTGGACTTCGACCCCGAAATCGTCGACCCCGACGAGGGCAGCCACGAGGCGTACGCCGAACGCCTCTACGAACTCCGCCAGCGCAAGGGCATCACGCGCAGCGAGGCCGAATCGCTCGTGAAGCGCGACCCGAACTACCTCGGGTCGACGATGGTCGAAGCCGGGGACGCTGACGCGCTCCTCACCGGCCTCACCCACCACTACCCGAGCGCGCTCCGCCCGCCGCTGCAGGTCGTCGGCACCGCGCCGGACGCCGACTACGTCGCCGGCGTCTACATGCTGACGTTCAAGAACCGCGTCATCTTCTGCGCGGACACCACGGTCAACCAGGACCCCGAGGCGGACGTGCTCGCAGAGGTCGCGGAACACACCGCCGAACTCGCGCGCCGGTTCAACGTCGACCCGCGCGTGGCGATGCTGTCGTACTCGAACTTCGGCAGCGTCGACAACGAAGGCACGCGCAAGCCCCGCGAGGCCGCGCGCATGCTCCGCGAGGACGGCGACGTCGAGTTCCCCGTCGACGGCGAGATGCAGGCCGACAGCGCGGTCGTCGAGGACATCCTCGAAGGCACCTACGAGTTCTCCGAACTGAACGACCCCGCGAACGTGCTCATCTTCCCGAACCTCGAAGCCGGGAACATCGGCTACAAGCTCCTCCAGCGCCTCGGCGGCGCGGACGCCATCGGCCCGATGCTGGTCGGGATGGACGAGCCCGTCCACGTCCTCCAGCGGGGCGACGAAGTCAAGGACATCGTGAACCTCGCGGCCGTCGCCGTGGTGGACGCCCAGCAGGAAGACTAA
- a CDS encoding potassium channel family protein — protein sequence MYIVIVGAGDIGDPLTEIATNGGNEVVVIERDEERAERISGEYDCLVINDDATSKETLEDAGADRADALISTTDQDATNVMVCLLAQELEVPDVVSVVHDPEHMNLFRQIGVNTMQNPQHLIAEYLYRAVKRPSIVDFMRIGEEAEVFEITVERDAPITGKTLREADEAGLLEGELLVVAIERDGEGEPITPRGNTRIEAGDLLTVYSSKGATPEVTDVFGHTEDHS from the coding sequence ATGTACATCGTCATCGTCGGCGCGGGTGACATCGGCGACCCCCTCACCGAGATTGCCACGAACGGTGGCAACGAGGTCGTGGTCATCGAGCGCGACGAGGAGCGCGCGGAGCGGATTTCGGGCGAGTACGACTGTCTGGTCATCAACGACGACGCGACGTCGAAGGAGACCCTGGAGGACGCCGGCGCGGACCGCGCGGACGCCCTGATTTCGACGACCGACCAGGACGCTACGAACGTGATGGTGTGTCTGCTTGCGCAGGAACTGGAGGTCCCGGACGTCGTCTCCGTCGTCCACGACCCCGAGCACATGAACCTGTTCCGCCAGATCGGCGTGAACACGATGCAGAACCCCCAGCACCTCATCGCGGAGTACCTCTATCGGGCGGTCAAGCGGCCGTCCATCGTCGACTTCATGCGCATCGGCGAGGAGGCCGAGGTGTTCGAGATTACCGTCGAACGGGACGCCCCGATCACGGGGAAGACGCTGCGGGAGGCCGACGAGGCGGGGCTGCTCGAAGGCGAGTTGCTCGTCGTCGCCATCGAGCGCGACGGCGAGGGCGAACCGATAACGCCCCGCGGGAACACCCGCATCGAGGCCGGCGACCTCCTCACGGTCTACTCCAGCAAGGGCGCGACGCCCGAGGTAACCGACGTCTTCGGCCACACGGAAGACCACTCGTAG
- a CDS encoding amino acid ABC transporter ATP-binding protein, which produces MSDPLLDVDDVYQSYGEERVLEGISFDMERQDVKVLVGPSGSGKSTMLRCVNRLTDIDEGDIRLDGDSIYDMDADDLRRQVGMVFQDFNLFAHLTALENVTLGLKHVLDYGDRRAVEKAAWQLEQVGLREQANSYPAELSGGQQQRVGIARALAMDPKLMLFDEPTSALDPELIGEVLSVMRDLAEEGMTMLVVTHEMGFAKQAATDVLFLDGGKLVEQGPPEQLFENPEKDRTAAFLSRLTQLHGGQ; this is translated from the coding sequence ATGTCTGACCCACTACTCGACGTCGACGACGTCTACCAGAGCTACGGTGAGGAACGCGTCCTCGAAGGCATCTCCTTCGATATGGAGCGCCAAGACGTCAAGGTGCTCGTCGGCCCCTCCGGCTCCGGGAAGTCGACGATGCTCCGCTGTGTCAACCGCCTCACGGACATCGACGAGGGCGATATCCGCCTCGACGGCGACTCCATTTACGACATGGACGCCGACGACCTGCGCCGACAGGTCGGGATGGTGTTCCAGGACTTCAACCTGTTCGCGCACCTCACCGCCCTCGAAAACGTTACGCTCGGCCTCAAGCACGTCCTCGACTACGGCGACCGGCGGGCCGTCGAGAAGGCCGCGTGGCAGCTCGAACAGGTCGGGCTCCGCGAGCAAGCCAACTCCTACCCCGCCGAGCTGTCGGGCGGGCAGCAGCAGCGCGTCGGCATCGCCCGCGCGCTCGCGATGGACCCCAAGCTGATGCTGTTCGACGAGCCGACGTCCGCGCTCGACCCCGAACTCATCGGCGAGGTGTTGTCCGTGATGCGCGACCTCGCCGAGGAGGGGATGACGATGCTCGTGGTCACCCACGAGATGGGCTTCGCCAAGCAGGCCGCGACCGACGTGTTGTTCCTCGACGGCGGCAAGCTCGTCGAACAGGGGCCGCCCGAACAGCTCTTCGAGAACCCCGAGAAGGACCGCACCGCGGCGTTCCTCAGCCGCCTCACCCAACTCCACGGCGGCCAATGA